Proteins co-encoded in one Pseudomonas fluorescens genomic window:
- a CDS encoding AraC family transcriptional regulator, which produces MKHTAAKNPEQAPRFWRHDALPFIEARAIADGREVCYSRHSHAHFSIGAITAGRSTYVHEQSTFEVAAGTVVLMNPGDVHACNPIDDQPWSYLMLYVETPWLTDLQHQLGFSVELEFRRFSDTHLNDARLFRDLNALYAVLVDDQQDVLRKHSAAVEFFSDLQLRLNPIEQPLREPNFKLERAADFIRQHCTDLLSLDDICAAAELSPSYLIRAFKQHFGMTPHAFLVNQRIQFARERLRRGQLIADVALEAGFADQAHFQRAFKQHLAVTPGQYRG; this is translated from the coding sequence ATGAAACACACTGCCGCCAAAAACCCTGAACAAGCCCCGCGCTTCTGGCGCCACGACGCCCTGCCCTTCATCGAGGCCCGGGCCATCGCCGATGGGCGCGAGGTCTGTTATTCCCGACATTCACACGCGCATTTTTCCATCGGCGCAATCACCGCCGGGCGTAGCACCTATGTGCATGAGCAATCAACGTTCGAAGTGGCAGCCGGCACCGTGGTGCTGATGAATCCGGGGGACGTACACGCGTGCAACCCGATCGATGATCAGCCGTGGTCGTATCTTATGCTGTATGTGGAAACGCCGTGGCTGACGGACTTGCAGCATCAGTTGGGTTTCAGTGTAGAACTTGAGTTTCGGCGGTTTTCCGATACCCATTTGAATGACGCTCGCCTGTTTCGCGACTTGAATGCGTTGTACGCGGTATTGGTCGACGATCAGCAAGACGTGCTGCGCAAACATAGCGCAGCGGTGGAATTCTTCAGCGATCTGCAACTGCGCCTGAACCCCATCGAACAACCGTTGCGCGAACCAAACTTCAAACTCGAACGCGCCGCCGACTTCATCCGCCAACACTGCACCGACCTGCTCAGCCTCGACGACATCTGCGCCGCTGCCGAGCTGTCACCGTCCTACCTGATCCGCGCCTTCAAACAACACTTCGGCATGACGCCCCATGCGTTTTTGGTCAACCAGCGCATTCAGTTTGCCCGCGAGCGACTGAGGCGCGGGCAGTTGATTGCGGATGTTGCGCTGGAGGCGGGGTTTGCCGATCAGGCCCATTTTCAGCGGGCGTTCAAGCAGCATCTGGCGGTGACGCCGGGGCAGTATCGGGGTTGA
- a CDS encoding biliverdin-producing heme oxygenase, whose product MQAKAREVHVPPVLQDLRAGTAELHIALEKRLPFFSDTLDLQAFERLMRAYYGFYQPLENALQDSGAIPADFDLVSRLKTPTLQRDLQALGANGGDFSLCCQLPAIDSAAACLGVLYVLEGATLGGQILRREIAARLGLGADNGAAFLDIYGAATGRRWRDFIEYLGSRPMHADEREIVVTAAHTTFSCFERWLESQEVLV is encoded by the coding sequence ATGCAAGCAAAGGCCCGCGAGGTTCATGTACCACCTGTGTTGCAGGATCTGCGCGCCGGCACCGCCGAACTGCACATTGCACTGGAAAAACGCCTTCCTTTCTTCTCCGACACCCTTGATCTGCAGGCTTTCGAGCGACTGATGCGCGCCTATTACGGCTTCTATCAGCCACTGGAAAACGCATTGCAGGACAGCGGCGCGATCCCCGCCGATTTCGATCTGGTTTCGCGCCTCAAGACCCCGACCCTGCAACGCGATCTGCAAGCGCTGGGCGCAAATGGCGGGGACTTTTCGCTCTGCTGCCAGTTGCCCGCCATCGACTCCGCTGCTGCGTGTCTAGGCGTTTTATACGTTCTGGAAGGCGCGACCCTCGGCGGGCAGATCCTGCGCCGGGAAATCGCCGCGCGACTGGGCCTGGGCGCGGACAACGGAGCAGCGTTTCTGGACATTTACGGCGCTGCCACCGGCCGGCGCTGGCGCGATTTCATCGAATACCTTGGCAGCCGCCCGATGCACGCCGACGAGCGCGAAATCGTCGTGACGGCCGCCCACACCACATTCAGCTGTTTCGAGCGCTGGCTCGAAAGCCAGGAGGTTCTGGTATGA
- a CDS encoding ATP-binding protein, translated as MTPQDKEAFEELLANCADEPIRFPGAIQPHGLLLTLSEPDLSIIQISANVETLLARPAQELIGQPLQSLIGDAHAAQVREALQQPALSDAPPLHFRLNGTAFEGLLHRHQDVLILELEIHVENFQPRNVAGTETHLGRMLARLQKAKSLQALYDISVKEIQAMTGYDRVLIYRFEEEGHGQVIAEASDPSMEVFNGLFFPASDIPEQARELYRTNWLRIIPNADYQPVPLVPKLRPDTQTPLDLSFATLRSVSPIHCQYMKNMGVLSSMSISLLKGDRLWGLISCGNRQPLHVPHELRTACQTIGQVLSLQISAMEALEVSRQREEKVEALALLNQAMIDSPQNVFDGLANQPQVLMALANAGGIAIIEDKQLHRYGNCPEPEEIRALHKWLQERGEPVFASHHLASVYPPAAHYQQVASGVLAMSLPKPVDNGVLWFRPEVKENINWSGDPRKPLDLENSDAGLRLRPRTSFEIWKVEMAGISTKWSHGDLFAANDLRRSALENDLARQVRREQEAVRARDELVAVVSHDLRNPMTVISMLCGMMQKAFSSDGPHTSRRISTAIDTMQQAAGRMNTLLEDLLDTSKIDAGRYTIAPQKLDVAQMFEEAQSLLAPLALDKDISISFEADPDLSIHADPERLFQVLSNLVGNAIKFTPRLGTVDVYAKSVGDEIVFTVRDSGEGIPKDHLPHVFDRYWTVKEGNPTGTGLGLYITQGIVEAHGGQIVAESEPGQGSEFRFTVPRLD; from the coding sequence ATGACCCCGCAAGACAAAGAAGCCTTTGAAGAGTTGCTGGCCAACTGCGCCGACGAGCCGATCCGCTTTCCCGGCGCGATCCAGCCCCACGGTTTGCTGCTGACCCTGAGCGAGCCGGACCTTTCGATCATCCAGATCAGTGCCAACGTCGAAACGTTGCTCGCCCGTCCGGCGCAAGAGCTGATCGGCCAGCCACTGCAAAGCCTGATCGGCGATGCCCACGCTGCACAGGTTCGCGAGGCCCTGCAACAACCGGCCTTGTCCGACGCGCCACCGCTGCACTTTCGTCTCAACGGCACCGCGTTCGAAGGCTTGCTGCACCGACATCAGGATGTGCTGATCCTGGAGCTGGAAATCCACGTCGAGAACTTCCAGCCCCGCAACGTCGCCGGCACCGAAACCCACTTGGGGCGGATGCTCGCGCGCCTGCAGAAGGCCAAGAGCCTGCAGGCGCTGTACGACATCAGCGTCAAGGAAATTCAGGCCATGACCGGTTACGACCGGGTGCTGATCTATCGCTTCGAAGAGGAGGGCCACGGTCAGGTCATCGCCGAAGCGTCCGATCCGTCGATGGAAGTCTTCAACGGTTTGTTTTTCCCGGCTTCCGACATTCCCGAGCAGGCCCGCGAGCTGTACCGCACCAACTGGCTGCGGATCATCCCGAATGCCGATTACCAGCCGGTGCCACTGGTGCCCAAGCTGCGCCCGGACACCCAGACCCCGCTGGACCTGAGCTTCGCGACGTTGCGCAGCGTGTCGCCGATCCACTGCCAGTACATGAAGAACATGGGCGTGCTGTCCTCGATGAGCATTTCCCTGCTCAAGGGCGACCGGCTCTGGGGTCTGATCAGTTGCGGCAACCGTCAGCCGCTGCACGTGCCGCACGAGTTGCGCACCGCATGCCAGACCATCGGCCAGGTGCTGTCGCTGCAGATCAGCGCGATGGAAGCGCTGGAAGTCAGCCGCCAACGCGAGGAAAAGGTCGAGGCGCTGGCGTTGCTCAATCAGGCAATGATCGATTCGCCACAGAACGTCTTCGATGGCCTGGCCAATCAGCCGCAGGTCCTGATGGCGCTGGCCAATGCCGGCGGCATCGCGATCATCGAAGACAAGCAATTGCACCGTTACGGCAATTGCCCGGAGCCGGAAGAGATTCGCGCTTTGCACAAATGGTTGCAGGAGCGCGGCGAGCCGGTATTTGCCAGTCATCATCTGGCCAGCGTCTATCCGCCGGCCGCGCACTATCAGCAAGTTGCCAGCGGCGTGCTCGCCATGAGCCTGCCAAAACCCGTGGACAACGGCGTGCTGTGGTTCCGCCCCGAAGTCAAAGAGAACATCAACTGGAGTGGCGACCCGCGCAAGCCGCTGGATCTGGAGAACTCCGACGCCGGCCTGCGCCTGCGGCCCCGTACTTCGTTCGAAATCTGGAAGGTCGAAATGGCCGGAATCTCCACCAAGTGGAGCCACGGCGACCTGTTCGCCGCCAACGACTTGCGTCGTTCGGCCCTGGAAAACGACCTGGCCCGTCAGGTGCGCCGCGAGCAGGAAGCAGTGCGTGCCCGCGATGAGCTGGTGGCCGTGGTGTCCCACGACCTGCGCAACCCGATGACCGTTATTTCGATGCTGTGCGGCATGATGCAAAAGGCTTTCAGCTCCGACGGCCCGCACACTTCGCGGCGCATCTCCACTGCCATCGACACCATGCAGCAAGCCGCAGGACGCATGAACACGCTGCTGGAGGATTTGCTCGATACCTCGAAAATCGACGCCGGGCGCTACACCATCGCGCCGCAGAAACTCGATGTCGCGCAGATGTTCGAAGAGGCGCAGTCACTGCTCGCGCCGCTGGCGCTGGACAAGGACATCAGCATCTCGTTCGAGGCCGATCCGGATCTGAGTATTCATGCCGACCCCGAACGGCTGTTCCAGGTGCTGTCGAATCTGGTGGGCAATGCGATCAAATTCACTCCTCGTCTGGGCACGGTCGACGTGTATGCCAAGTCGGTAGGTGATGAGATCGTCTTCACGGTACGCGACAGCGGCGAAGGCATTCCCAAGGATCACTTGCCGCACGTGTTCGACCGTTACTGGACGGTGAAGGAGGGAAATCCGACCGGCACCGGGCTGGGGCTGTACATCACGCAGGGCATCGTCGAGGCCCATGGCGGGCAGATCGTGGCCGAGAGCGAGCCGGGGCAGGGCAGCGAGTTCCGCTTCACCGTGCCACGTCTGGACTGA
- a CDS encoding transmembrane sensor/regulator PpyR yields MFTLFESPLNVLYLSSKVLVAGLVMLLAGIYGAYLYQGHMPIALLVAMHAMTIVGPTLIKIGYVMRLLSHYRLGQSPAGAVA; encoded by the coding sequence ATGTTCACTCTCTTCGAGAGTCCGCTGAACGTTCTGTATCTGTCGAGCAAAGTGCTCGTCGCCGGCCTGGTCATGTTGCTGGCCGGGATTTACGGCGCTTATTTGTATCAGGGCCACATGCCCATTGCGTTGCTGGTAGCGATGCACGCCATGACCATTGTCGGTCCGACGCTGATCAAGATCGGCTATGTGATGCGCCTGCTTTCACATTACCGGTTGGGCCAGTCCCCGGCAGGGGCGGTGGCCTGA
- a CDS encoding GGDEF domain-containing protein, with protein MALDPLTMLTISTALAAAAALYLAVEWRSIRESSLLFWSAGFATITVGSSLALLRANGYPLIGIWFANGLLVVAHWLFLLGVARFTQRSLSRAWYLMFLAWLALLLLPEDPSWSKIMLVANSLLVAALMLRASLLLRPHGKSLSIGAVQLRYVLLIHGVFYFTKAIIAVIPGTLIDLASLRGEIIQISLVEGAMAIMLIALSMTGTERYRREKQIAELAARDPLTALYNRRALEVSAPRLLREVSSARPGALLLIDIDNFKLINDLYGHTAGDRLLISLSEMIRSQLPQGALAARLGGDEFVMLLGDASHEQIMVLGSELREQFQALTSQAYITPEAVTLSIGAKVFDQPPTSLAALIEQGDSALYESKRGGRNRIRLVDCT; from the coding sequence ATGGCGCTCGACCCCCTTACGATGTTGACCATTTCCACCGCACTGGCAGCGGCGGCCGCCCTTTACCTGGCGGTCGAATGGCGCAGCATCCGCGAATCCTCGTTGCTGTTCTGGAGCGCCGGTTTCGCCACCATCACCGTCGGTTCGAGCCTGGCCCTGCTGCGCGCCAACGGTTATCCATTGATTGGCATCTGGTTCGCCAACGGCTTGCTGGTCGTTGCGCACTGGCTGTTCCTGCTGGGCGTCGCGCGGTTTACCCAGCGGTCGCTATCGCGAGCCTGGTACTTGATGTTCCTCGCGTGGCTGGCGTTGCTGCTGTTACCGGAAGATCCCTCGTGGTCGAAGATCATGCTGGTGGCCAACTCGCTGCTGGTAGCCGCGTTGATGCTGCGAGCCAGTCTGTTGCTGCGCCCGCACGGCAAGTCGCTGAGCATCGGTGCCGTGCAACTGCGTTATGTGCTGTTGATCCACGGCGTGTTCTATTTCACCAAGGCGATCATCGCGGTGATTCCGGGCACGCTGATCGATCTGGCGTCGCTGCGCGGCGAGATCATTCAGATCTCTCTGGTCGAAGGCGCGATGGCAATCATGCTGATTGCGCTGTCGATGACCGGCACCGAGCGCTACCGCCGGGAGAAACAGATCGCCGAACTGGCCGCCCGGGATCCGCTGACCGCACTGTACAACCGCCGCGCCCTCGAAGTCAGCGCGCCGCGCCTGCTCAGGGAAGTCTCCAGCGCCCGCCCCGGCGCCCTGCTGCTGATCGACATCGACAACTTCAAACTGATCAACGACTTGTATGGCCACACCGCCGGTGACCGCCTGCTGATCTCGCTCAGCGAAATGATCCGCTCGCAACTGCCTCAGGGTGCGCTGGCGGCAAGGCTGGGCGGTGATGAATTCGTCATGTTGCTGGGCGATGCTTCCCACGAACAGATCATGGTGCTGGGCAGTGAGCTGCGTGAGCAGTTTCAGGCGCTGACTTCGCAGGCCTACATCACCCCTGAAGCCGTTACCTTGAGCATTGGCGCCAAGGTGTTCGACCAGCCACCGACCAGCCTCGCGGCATTGATCGAACAGGGCGACAGCGCGCTCTACGAATCCAAGCGCGGCGGACGCAACCGGATTCGTCTGGTCGACTGCACCTGA
- a CDS encoding alpha/beta fold hydrolase: MGYVTTKDGVEIFYKDWGPKDAPVIHFHHGWPLSSDDWDAQMLFFLAQGFRVVAHDRRGHGRSSQVWDGHDMDHYADDVAAVVNHLGTQKAVHVGHSTGGGEVIHYIARHGEDRVSKAAIISAVPPLMVKTESNPGGLPKSVFDDLQAQLAANRAQFYHDVPAGPFYGYNRPGAKPSEPVVLNWWRQGMMGGAKAHYDGIVAFSQTDFTEDLKGISIPVLVMHGDDDQIVPYEDSGVLSAKLLKNSTLKIYPGFPHGMPTTEAPTINADLLAFIRG; the protein is encoded by the coding sequence ATGGGCTATGTCACAACCAAAGACGGCGTCGAAATCTTCTACAAGGACTGGGGCCCGAAAGACGCCCCGGTGATCCACTTCCATCACGGCTGGCCACTGAGCTCGGACGACTGGGATGCGCAGATGCTGTTCTTCCTTGCACAAGGCTTTCGCGTGGTGGCCCACGACCGACGGGGTCACGGGCGTTCGAGCCAGGTCTGGGACGGCCACGACATGGATCACTACGCCGACGATGTGGCGGCAGTGGTCAATCATCTGGGGACCCAGAAAGCCGTGCATGTCGGCCACTCCACCGGTGGCGGCGAAGTGATTCATTACATCGCCCGGCATGGCGAGGATCGGGTGTCGAAAGCCGCAATCATCAGCGCCGTGCCGCCGCTGATGGTAAAAACCGAGAGCAATCCGGGTGGTCTGCCAAAGTCGGTGTTCGACGATCTTCAGGCGCAATTGGCAGCCAATCGTGCGCAGTTCTATCACGATGTGCCGGCCGGTCCGTTCTATGGCTACAACCGGCCGGGCGCCAAGCCTTCGGAACCCGTCGTGCTCAACTGGTGGCGTCAGGGCATGATGGGCGGCGCCAAGGCTCACTATGACGGCATCGTCGCGTTCTCGCAGACCGACTTCACCGAAGACCTGAAAGGCATTTCGATTCCGGTGCTGGTGATGCACGGCGATGACGACCAGATCGTGCCGTATGAAGACTCCGGTGTGCTCTCGGCCAAACTGCTGAAAAACAGCACGCTGAAGATTTATCCGGGCTTCCCCCACGGCATGCCGACCACCGAGGCGCCAACGATCAACGCGGATCTGCTGGCCTTCATTCGCGGCTGA
- a CDS encoding (2Fe-2S)-binding protein: protein MLTLNINGKDQELDVPADMPLLWVLRDVAHLTGTKFGCGMAQCGACTVHVDGAPLRSCITPATAVAHGQKILTIEGLSSDGSHPVQQAWAELDVVQCGYCQSGQIMSAAALLAKIPKPTDSDIDQALSGNICRCGTYPRIRAAVKRAADIG from the coding sequence ATGCTGACCTTGAACATCAATGGCAAGGATCAGGAGCTCGATGTCCCCGCGGACATGCCGTTGCTCTGGGTCCTGCGCGATGTCGCGCACCTGACCGGTACCAAATTCGGCTGCGGCATGGCCCAGTGCGGTGCCTGCACCGTGCATGTCGATGGCGCGCCGCTGCGATCCTGCATCACACCGGCCACGGCTGTCGCCCATGGGCAGAAAATCCTGACCATCGAAGGCCTGTCGAGCGACGGTTCGCACCCGGTGCAACAGGCCTGGGCGGAGTTGGACGTGGTGCAGTGCGGCTACTGCCAGTCCGGGCAGATCATGTCCGCCGCCGCATTGCTGGCGAAAATCCCCAAACCCACCGACAGCGACATCGATCAGGCGCTCTCCGGCAACATCTGCCGCTGCGGCACCTATCCAAGAATCCGTGCGGCGGTCAAACGTGCTGCCGACATCGGTTAA
- a CDS encoding VOC family protein, giving the protein MQRFQKLTPCLWFDDQAEAAAKFYCSIFDHSKITALTHYSKVGQEFHGRPEGSVMTVSFELDGQTFTGLNGGPMFKFNEAISFQVNCQNQEEIDHFWGNLSAGGPVEAQQCGWLKDKFGVSWQIVPVAFMHMMTDPDQTKAQRAMQAMFGMKKLDIAELERAFAGQS; this is encoded by the coding sequence ATGCAACGCTTTCAAAAGCTGACTCCGTGCCTGTGGTTCGACGATCAGGCCGAAGCGGCGGCGAAGTTTTACTGCTCGATCTTCGATCACTCGAAAATCACCGCCCTCACCCATTACAGCAAGGTTGGCCAGGAATTCCACGGTCGCCCGGAAGGCTCGGTAATGACCGTCAGCTTCGAACTCGACGGCCAGACCTTCACCGGGCTCAATGGCGGGCCAATGTTCAAGTTCAATGAGGCGATTTCGTTTCAGGTCAATTGCCAGAACCAGGAAGAGATCGACCATTTCTGGGGCAACCTGTCGGCCGGCGGGCCGGTGGAAGCGCAGCAATGCGGCTGGCTCAAGGACAAGTTCGGCGTGTCGTGGCAGATCGTGCCGGTGGCGTTCATGCACATGATGACCGACCCCGACCAGACCAAGGCCCAACGGGCGATGCAGGCCATGTTCGGGATGAAAAAACTCGACATCGCCGAACTGGAGCGAGCTTTCGCCGGCCAGAGTTGA
- a CDS encoding NnrS family protein has product MRRLATAPVFSLGFRPLFLAGAGFAALAILIWGLWLYGHWFDLQPAGGMLAWHRHEMPFGFAVAIVAGFLLTAVPNWTGIPGVRGGALIALVSVWLLGRMAWWLPLPVALILALQWAFLPLLAVALARDLIAAGKRDNYPIVLVLGLMAGCQALTLIGIFRDDAGLQRQGVLGALWLMAALMTVIGGRVIPFFIQRGLNRPPAPSAHPLPTRLLLIGSLLTAITFAAGLDDSPRPWLAALFVLTGSLQILRLIRWHDRGMWRVPLLWSLYLAYSWMALAIWAMAAWHLGLLGQQSLATHALAVGGVGGLILAMIARVSLGHTGRLLQPPKAVVLGFASVLIAAGCRVLLVPFSSLGLGLSVVLWCAGFALFLRHYTGILLKPRL; this is encoded by the coding sequence ATGCGCAGACTCGCAACCGCACCGGTGTTCAGCCTGGGCTTTCGGCCGCTGTTTCTGGCCGGCGCCGGATTTGCGGCTCTGGCGATTCTGATTTGGGGCTTGTGGCTTTACGGCCACTGGTTCGACCTGCAACCGGCGGGCGGCATGCTCGCTTGGCATCGGCATGAAATGCCGTTCGGTTTCGCGGTGGCGATCGTTGCCGGGTTTCTGCTGACGGCGGTGCCCAACTGGACCGGGATTCCAGGCGTGCGCGGCGGGGCGCTGATTGCGTTGGTTTCGGTCTGGCTGCTCGGACGTATGGCGTGGTGGTTGCCGTTGCCCGTTGCATTGATCCTCGCGCTGCAATGGGCATTTCTGCCCCTGCTGGCGGTGGCGCTGGCACGGGATCTGATCGCTGCGGGCAAGCGCGACAATTACCCGATTGTGCTGGTACTCGGGTTGATGGCGGGTTGTCAGGCGCTGACTCTGATCGGCATCTTCAGGGACGACGCTGGTTTGCAGCGTCAAGGCGTACTGGGTGCTTTGTGGCTGATGGCGGCGCTGATGACCGTGATCGGCGGGCGGGTGATTCCGTTCTTCATCCAGCGTGGCTTGAACCGTCCACCGGCACCGAGCGCCCATCCGTTACCCACACGGCTGCTGTTGATCGGCAGTCTGCTGACGGCGATCACGTTTGCGGCGGGTCTTGACGATTCGCCCCGGCCGTGGCTGGCAGCGCTGTTCGTGCTCACCGGCAGTTTGCAGATACTGCGGCTGATCCGCTGGCATGATCGCGGGATGTGGCGGGTGCCGCTGCTCTGGTCGCTGTACCTGGCTTACAGCTGGATGGCGCTGGCGATCTGGGCCATGGCGGCGTGGCATCTGGGACTGCTCGGCCAGCAAAGCCTGGCAACCCATGCGCTGGCGGTTGGCGGCGTGGGCGGGTTGATTCTGGCGATGATTGCTCGGGTCAGCCTCGGTCACACCGGGCGGCTGTTGCAGCCACCGAAGGCCGTGGTGCTGGGGTTTGCATCGGTGTTGATCGCGGCGGGTTGCCGGGTGTTGCTGGTGCCGTTTTCCAGTCTTGGGCTGGGGTTGTCCGTGGTGCTCTGGTGCGCGGGGTTCGCGCTGTTTTTGCGGCATTACACCGGGATCCTGCTCAAACCGAGGCTGTAG
- a CDS encoding LysE family translocator: MSLIVSMAAFALAASITPGPVNIVALSSGAQFGFRASQRHVAGATLGFVLLLVLMGLGLHEVLTLWPSLTRVVQLAGVAFLLFMAWKLATDNGQLNTGESGRAPSMLYGAVMQWLNPKAWLACVAGMGAFVADGEARLVWQFAAVYLVICYLSVGCWVYVGTFLRGYLGNPTGMRLFNRVMAALLVMSAVYLLLP; this comes from the coding sequence ATGAGTCTGATTGTGTCGATGGCGGCGTTTGCCCTGGCAGCGTCCATTACCCCGGGGCCGGTGAATATCGTGGCGTTGAGCTCCGGCGCGCAGTTCGGCTTTCGCGCCAGTCAGCGGCATGTGGCCGGAGCGACGCTGGGGTTTGTGCTGTTGCTGGTGTTGATGGGGCTGGGGCTGCACGAAGTGCTGACGCTGTGGCCGTCGCTGACCCGTGTGGTGCAACTGGCCGGGGTGGCGTTTCTGCTGTTCATGGCCTGGAAACTGGCCACCGATAACGGTCAGCTGAATACGGGAGAGTCGGGCAGGGCGCCGTCGATGCTCTACGGCGCAGTGATGCAGTGGCTCAACCCCAAGGCCTGGCTGGCCTGTGTGGCGGGCATGGGCGCGTTTGTCGCCGATGGCGAGGCGCGGCTGGTCTGGCAGTTTGCGGCGGTGTATCTGGTGATCTGTTATCTGTCGGTGGGGTGCTGGGTGTATGTCGGGACGTTCTTGCGTGGGTACCTGGGCAACCCGACAGGGATGCGGTTGTTCAACCGGGTAATGGCGGCATTGCTGGTGATGAGTGCTGTGTATCTGTTGCTGCCCTGA
- a CDS encoding class I SAM-dependent methyltransferase gives MSSPESTLLQSWHHNARAWTEAIRSGAIESRRQVTDQAILLALMGRQPERVLDLGCGEGWLLRALAERGIEVVGVDGDATLVEAAQAAGSSPVHVASYEDLAETKVDIGHGYDIICANFSLLHQDIIPLLAALNALLVPGGALVIQTLHPWSVAAGDYQDGWREETFDGFKGQWQPMPWYFRTLSSWLNALDMAGFQLTSLREPQHPQSPVPQSLLMIAERRG, from the coding sequence ATGTCCTCGCCTGAATCCACCCTCCTCCAGAGCTGGCACCACAATGCCCGGGCCTGGACCGAAGCCATCCGCAGCGGCGCCATCGAGAGCCGCCGGCAAGTCACCGATCAGGCGATTCTGCTGGCGTTGATGGGGCGCCAACCTGAACGTGTGCTCGATCTGGGGTGCGGCGAAGGCTGGCTGTTGCGGGCGCTGGCAGAGCGCGGGATCGAAGTGGTCGGAGTGGACGGCGATGCCACGCTGGTCGAGGCGGCACAAGCGGCGGGATCGTCTCCCGTGCACGTCGCCAGCTATGAAGATCTGGCGGAAACGAAAGTCGACATCGGCCACGGCTACGACATTATCTGCGCCAATTTTTCCCTGCTGCATCAGGACATCATCCCGCTGCTCGCCGCCCTGAATGCCCTGCTCGTGCCCGGCGGTGCGCTGGTCATCCAGACGCTGCACCCGTGGTCGGTGGCCGCAGGTGATTATCAGGATGGCTGGCGCGAGGAAACCTTCGACGGCTTCAAGGGGCAGTGGCAGCCGATGCCATGGTATTTCCGCACCTTGTCCAGCTGGCTGAATGCGCTGGACATGGCCGGGTTTCAGTTGACCAGCCTGCGGGAGCCGCAACATCCGCAAAGTCCCGTGCCGCAGTCGTTGTTGATGATTGCAGAGCGTCGCGGATAA
- a CDS encoding type 1 glutamine amidotransferase domain-containing protein: MILILLPCADYDPTESSVPWQAMRDAGIDVRFATPQGLPAHADPRLVNIGFGLLNSMLMTRKADLDSYKQMIESDAFKQPLAYADVDTNRFDGLLIPGGHAEGMRTLLESKQAQQIALQFFKAEKPVAAVCHGVLLLARTLDPDTGRSVLFGRKVTALLAATMELPAWLMTAAWLGRYYRTYRQTVEAEVKTALASKADFIRGPFMAKRDKAENSQIGFVVRDGNLLTARWPGDCHRFAGEWVTLLQATRREPVLSPDVAR; the protein is encoded by the coding sequence ATGATTCTGATTCTGCTGCCCTGCGCCGATTACGACCCTACCGAAAGCAGCGTGCCGTGGCAGGCAATGCGCGACGCGGGCATCGACGTACGTTTTGCCACACCGCAAGGCTTGCCCGCCCACGCCGATCCACGGTTGGTGAACATCGGTTTCGGCCTGCTGAATTCGATGCTGATGACACGCAAGGCCGATCTGGACAGCTACAAGCAGATGATCGAGTCCGATGCGTTCAAGCAGCCGCTGGCGTATGCCGATGTCGACACGAACCGATTTGACGGTTTGCTGATTCCCGGCGGTCATGCCGAAGGCATGCGCACATTGCTGGAATCCAAGCAGGCCCAACAGATCGCCCTGCAATTTTTCAAAGCCGAAAAACCCGTGGCGGCGGTGTGTCATGGCGTGCTGTTGCTGGCCCGCACGCTTGATCCCGACACCGGGCGTTCGGTGTTGTTCGGGCGCAAGGTCACAGCATTGCTGGCGGCAACCATGGAGCTGCCGGCGTGGCTGATGACCGCCGCGTGGCTGGGGCGCTACTACCGCACCTACAGACAGACAGTCGAGGCAGAAGTGAAAACCGCACTGGCCAGCAAGGCCGATTTCATACGCGGGCCATTCATGGCCAAACGCGACAAGGCAGAGAACTCGCAAATCGGTTTTGTGGTGCGCGACGGCAACCTGCTCACGGCCCGCTGGCCCGGCGACTGCCATCGATTCGCCGGCGAATGGGTGACCCTGCTGCAGGCCACCCGACGTGAACCGGTACTCAGTCCAGACGTGGCACGGTGA